The Hevea brasiliensis isolate MT/VB/25A 57/8 chromosome 1, ASM3005281v1, whole genome shotgun sequence DNA segment cacttttccatttacataatgtatttatgtgtaatagaaaaggtccattgatattttattagaaattttattcttaagttgttaagaatatgagtgacagtatttctagcacaaagtatcataaatcggtTCACAATAAAAGATACTTCACataagacatgacttatctagaaatattgtaatcatgtttgttcctaaggtatttatatgagatataaataagatggagtggtgagtctcatgccacataacaaacatgataggcacttatacatgataagtaggccgaaccagtgatgcaaatgacaagcacatggagtttactattgtcaatgcattattatatatcatatcagtgcatataatctttaaacctaagataacacagttatcatgtatataggtggtttgagtttaatattactttcatatttgtactgtgtatgggtatatgagcatgtgttggctcctactagttatatatggagataggtgttgatcaagatggaatctgttaccataagtaaatagggataaaatcctgtgttcatttaattgttcttgatgttttaagttcctggctaggacaaatagatttagttAGAAAAAAATTTCtgacaaaaaaatctaattaatcaagaactagaattaaaagagaacataatgttcatagcaaatggggtttgacataaaccatgacttcagctcgaattgggattttgtaacagagagattatagtgcatggtaacatatgattaaaagttcatttacagtattccttattattgattgggtggccatggcacactatgtgaggtgtcaaccatggtctatgagatgcctaaaatgatttaaagaagtcattcatggtaagaaagagttctgataatattaagagttgatatcatatctcattgctaattagtgatgagcctagtaagtcacacatatacacaagttaatcaccaagttaaatgtgatttaattgattaattaaagagtttaattgattaattaaataagtttggtttgcaataagattgcaaagtccctagcattacttgaaaccaaatctaggttattagatgtatagtataagttaaatttatatttaaagtgtttaaatataaatttaattgtgagaaattaattaatggagattaattaatttatttatatttgatataaattgatcagaagaggagaaataatgattttaggttgagaactcaaaattataacataagggtaatttggtcatttcacatggtgacatgtggcaccatgagatggtgacacatggcaccatataagtttgccatttgtcttcctagcatgcaaggtgatcaaaattaagattaagtctagctttgacacttggcttaatgtgattaagtcaattaaaaataagatgcaatgtggtggtgacatgtggcatagggtttaagtgattacttgatcTAATTATATAAAGAGAAGTTATAAGATAAAAAATCAGCtacctctcttttctctcttatgtgtggcggcacacctctctccctctctttttttcatcttttctcatcaattcaaagagaatcactccattccctttgaattaaaattgctagaaattatttctagtgtcttatacacacatacaacctgtctaaaggcaaaaacccaatttataattggttggcaaaggcttgaaaagcaaattgggggctgcccactggtgatcttggtgtggacaagctagagggacaacacttggggtcctacgtgcttcctaaaggtgtcaattgcatccatattgtactaaagaggttagtgctcaaactgctcttttaaactagggtttaaatgaattaatttgttaattcataatcttgaatgacaaacatagatcctaatacatattaaaagtgttttaatatgcaattgagcattgaaattaattaggcacataagagatgaggcatgatgcatgtaaccctagaagaaaaattttgaaattcaatgctctaatgaacaaatcaccatgcttccgctccttcaacttGCAACGACTTGATGTTAGTAATGCTTTTCTCTATGGAGATTTGTAAGAGGAAGTGTATATGGTGTTGCCATTTGGGTTTCAATCTTCTACCCCTAATCAAGTTTGGAAATTACAGAAGTCTCtctatggtttaaaacaagctagCCATCAATGGTTATCCAAACTATCACATGCTCTCATTTCTTATGGCTACTTGCAATCCAAATCTGACTGTTCTCTCTTTGTGAAGGGAATTGGTGATTCTTTTATTGTTATTTTGGTCTATGTTGATGACCTTATTTGTGCAGGAAACAATATGGTGGAAATTGCATTGAAATCGATTGTCATTTGGTTCGAGAGAAGGTTCAACAGTGTTTCCTCTGTTGCTCAATTAACTGATATTAATACCAAACCTTTAGGTGTTGCTCCTTTCAATGCTATTATGCTTAAGCAGGGAATGATTAATATTCATTCTCTAGCTTGTGTGGGGGAGGGGTTGGGAGGATGCAGAGAATGGATAGTGAGGTTAATTGACAGCTGATTGtaacttattttagttaatttgttactAATTCAATTGTAGTTTAGTGAGCTTAGTTCAGGAATTTGTTATTCCTGCCACTCTAGTTGGTTTGCTTAGTTGCCTGTATATAAACATTAAGCTCAGCTCTGTTAATTCAATTCACTCAATTTTCCCTTTCTCACAATTCTAGCACTTACCATTCTCATTCTTCTTAATCAAGTCTCATTTTGCACTGCAGCATCTTGTTTGTACAAACGAATTATAAAATTCAAGGGGTGGAAATTTGCAGTTACCCAAATATCTGGTGAACTTGGCTTTTGCTTTTAGATGCTACTACGATCCCATATTGCTAGGGGGTAACTTTGATTAGAGGTTAATAAGTTTCTATATACTCTCCTCTTACAAGTCAACTTTCAAGAGTGAATTCTACTCAGGTGGTCTATTCCTCACGTGATTTAACCTTAATGATTCGTGTTGCTTCAATAATTTATATCATAtgctaaaatattttttattcgaTGGTCTTTTGATAACTATACAATAAAAGATATCGTGATAAAAAatgcaaaataaaaaaatttctaaaactaATATATGAAAATTTAACTATCTATTGAAGtaatgtgaaaaattaaaaaactaaagtGATAATAGTAAATTGGCGTTTTCGTAGCAAACAAAGGCTAAAAATATCAATCAAGAAAAACCCAATTAAACTCGCATTTTTAATAAACTTGTCAGACGGGCAGTTTTTTGCAGGAGATGTTTGTACTTGAAGAGAAAACGCACGCCGATGTAACTGACGTTTCCAATAATACAAAGATAAAACAAGAAAACACCAACATGGCTGGCATTTTACTCTATTGTTGTTTCCTTGTTTCATTTGTGCACCACTAAAAAAGCCACTTGTGTTGGCATTTTCTCTTCACATACAAATTGCTCTTGCAAAAAGTTATTCACCTAACAAGTTCATTCAAAACGCCAATTGAATTAACATTTTCTTACTTGATCTTTTGGCTCATCATTCTCTCAAACACATCagattaattttgtaatttttttttttttaatgataaacCCTCACCATCAAGGATTCATTTTCTCATAAGATAAAGCAATAAATCTATACGCTCCAAAAATATTgtagaattttcaatttaaaagaaAGAGAAGTGGAGTTTTTGTTGAAGGGTGCAAGTATGATAGCATTGGCAGCAACTATTCCCCTCCTCTCttcataattttcttttttttttggaaaagaaATATATTTCATTAACTAAAAATAGAATACAGATTTAAAACATAAATCAttgtttattatatttttatataaataaattaaacataaattatttatataaaaaataataatatttatcgtAATTTAAAGGTCTGATCGTATGACAAAATATACTCCTTCACTATCTGAGTTTAAGGCCTTCCTATAAGTCAAATATGATGACCTTCAAATTATACTCCCATAAATTTAATCATtctactctttttttttataaaaatttaattaaaaagaagtataatagtattttttttttcaatttttatctaaataaaagtaaagttaaaatttataattatcgtAAATGTTgttattgtaattattttttttataataaaatttgttattataaaattatataatcacGTGTATAATCAAGCCAACATTAAATTCActctctaaaatttttccttctgGACCACTCCTCCAACCAGTGACACGTTGCACTTTCACGAAAGGGATTCCCTCCTGCCTTCGCTTTTAAAATTTTCTGTCTCCGCTTTTTATCTGCCTCTTTTTAAAAGCTGCTCTCTGCAGAATTATtaggaaaaaattattatttaatttttatattttaataaaattaattatttaatttttatatttataaaaatatattatttaatttttataaaaaattttattaaattatttaatttttattaaatttttattaattaatatattatttaatttctctattttaataaaaataaataattaatttttatattttaaaaaaatatattaattaatctctataatttaactttattaactatttaattttataattattttttatatttaaacaaCTCTAATTCTCTCTCACTTATTTCTTTAGttatatttttttcctttaaacTTATACCTTTCTACCTCTTATTCTctctttattttcatttattaataaaaaatatataaattgtttacataaaaaaaataatcgatttctttaaatttctaaataattaaaaaaaaattatttctagaaaacataataataatttctaaaaatttgaaattaaaaaaattgtaaattaagatttagtTTATCAtagcaaaatttttagttttatctaagaatatatttttcaaaatatataaatcaattaattagtttcactaaaatagaaagattaaataataatattttttaaaatatagacattaactaattaatttctttaaaataaagTGACTAAATAGTAGTGTGAATAATATGGATATCATAAAATTTGACTGAGGATTAAATAGTTTAACGAAAATTTTTGTAAggactaaatagtatatttttttaaaatacaaggactcaataataatttttctaattatttatcCTTTTAATAAGATTAAAGTgtattaattgatttaattttatcttatttgtattaagtgaaataattatttttataattcattttaatgcTTTTTTTTCTCTTAAATTAGGTTAAAAGTAATTGATGTGCCACATGATGACATGACATATGAGGGCCCATTGACTAAGTCTAAAAAAAAACTCATTACTTTGCTTGCTTGTATTCAGAATTAAAGAAGTTTTGCTGAACTTGGTAAATCTATGGGGCATGAGAGATGGGTACAAACTAAAATGTTTGagcttaaattaaaataaagataATTGACTAATTATGAAGAAAATAAGCTCAAATGTGTGTAAAAAGCCTCTATTTACTATTtgaaattgacaaaataaaagaaatcaGAAGGAGATTGAAATATCTTTCAATTACGGAAGGAAATAAGGTTGAGAAATcattaaatctcttcaaattcatGCATCACTTTATGGGCAGATTTTTGAagtattttttttcaaaaattcaatattatttcCTATTTAGAAGACTATTCAAATTTCCTATTTAGTAACCTTGCTAATTTCTTTTTATAACGCTTGTAATTAGTCTATATAAAGGAAAACTCTTGTAAGTTCAAAGCATTCTGAATTTTAATTAATAGCAAGTGCTGCTTGTTCTTTCTTatcaaatattatttatttgtgaCGAAGTATTGACTTATTACAAGAGTTCATTGTGTAGCGTTTTCATTGGGATTGTAATCTTTGTGGTGAGATTACTCTTATCAAATTTTACGTTTCATAGTTATCTTCttatttttgtatttcattactattgcaacttaaatcataaaataccaaaaagaaatttttttttaagttgatttTGATGTTATATTGCTGAATTTTTACTTATTCTTATTCCTCGATTCATTCCAgaagaattttttatttttttataactaatcaatttcattctcCTTCACAAGGCACGTcagcaatttaattaaattaaaaattattataatttaattacatTCTTAATTATCATAAAATACTTTAAaagatatataaaaattaaagtaaatattatattcaatcactcaattttataaatatttttataaaaaatattaaagtttaatttattttataaaacacATTAAactctattttaattttataaaaattattataattaaaaattaaaaattttcatattaatATATTAACCTATCaactataatataaataaaattattttattttattaatttaaaaaaaaatgatgatgAACAAAACACGTTTAGCCATCTCATTCCCAATAAATGTCTTTTCTTCCTATTTCTCTTTCGTTAATAatcattaattaaataattttttttaaataattaataatttaatctaaacatttttaatttttaattataataatttttataaaattaaattaaaaattaataaattttataattattaataatcgTGTATAACAGTTATCTcataaaaatagaaagaaaaagtaATTCTTTTTTTGTTAATATCCGCTTTTGTGTAGGGTAACTGTAACGGGACCCACATCTCAACCCACAACCCATGTGATGCTTCTTCATAAATCCCTATAATCAAAGGACACGTGGCAGCGCAGCTCTGTCACTCTATCACCAAAAAATGAAAATACCATTTGCTTTCATTATCTACTTTTGGGTGAGCCAGTCCCATTAGTTGGACTTTAGTCCAAAAGCAAGTCATTTGCCAGCATTTCAGTGTGACTTTTTCGCTTTCCACAAACGTGAAAAAAGGTCGTCATTTACCTAGAGATAAAGCATCTTTGCCTCTTTGGCTCTTTCCCAGACTCGCAGGTCTCTATGCACACGTGGCTTTACACCATTGGATAAGAATCCCCGGTTGGTAGACGCTTGTTATACTGTACATTAACCATTTCTTAATTTTGAAACCATCTATATTTTAAGTAGAGAGAATTGAAGAGGAAGACTCGAACAGAATAAATCAgacttataattaaatttaagctaATTTGGTTAAGGGTACTTTTTCTTTTTGTCATTTACAGGCCAATTAATCAAaattagttaagatttttgtggAAGGATAGAGAGGAATCTTTTCACTGCAGCAGAGGGCAATGTGtgaaaagaggaaaaagaaaaacagCACTACTTGATAACAATGATACAGAGCCAGAGACTGATTAAATTAACAAAGAAAGATTAAAGATTGAAGTGAAAAAGAAAAAGGGTTATCATCATAATCCTCTCATAATACACACAAACAAACAAACAATttgaaagagaaaaagaagagtaGAGAGAAagacgctttttttttttttgtgcagaTTTCTCTTCCTTTAGTTGGTGGGGTTGCTGCGGAAAGATCCCAAAGCTTTGATGGCTGCTGCTCTCAGTATGTATTGATGGTATGCTGCTGCTGCAAGTGCTCCAACGAAAGGACcaacccagaaaatccactgtaATAATTATATCATTTATATATAACACACTTAATTAATTACCtagcttaaaaaaataaaaagttttaaATTGTATAAGATTTAATAAGGGCCATACATGATCATCCCAGGCTTTGTCATTGTTGTAGATAACTGCAGCACCAAAGCTCCTAGCAGGATTAATACCAGTACCAGTGATGGGGATTGTTGCCAAGTGGACCATGAACACAGCAAACCCAATTGGAAGAGGAGCCAACACCTGAATCCAATTAATTAACCAAATATTCATCAAAACTTCAAAGGCAAACTAACTATTTTCACTAAGAAGAGAACAAGGAGATCAAGCCAGTAGACATACAGGGACGTGAGAGTCACGTGCACTCCTCTTAGGGTCAGTTGCAGAGAAAACAGTGTAGACAAGTACAAAAGTGCCGATGATCTCAGCACCCAAAGCAGTGCCTTTGTTGTAGCCAGGTGCCACTGTGTTTGCACCACCTCCGAGGCCATTATATGGATGCTTCATAAATGCTTTCACCAACCCAACACCACAAATTGCACCCAAGCACTGAGCCACCATGTAAGCCACAGCCCTGATTAGTGAAACCTTCCTCGCCAAGAACAGTCCAAAACTGACCGCCGGGTTAATATGACCACCTGCACCCAAAACAACCAAAACCCATAAACAAACACGTCTCAAAACCAACTAGATGCAGAGTATTTTTCAAGTAGAGAGATGGCTTTGAGTATACAAAACAGAAAAACACTAATTCGCATACGTTTCGTTAAATGGattacaaaaataactaaatttcatcaaataatacgATTTGCGCATGCATAATTTAGAAGGTAGTTAAGGCGTAGAAAAAAGGTTTCTTACCGGAGATACCAGCAGTGCAGTAAACCAGAATGAAAATCATGCCACCAAAGGCCCATGCAATACCCAGAAGGCCAACTCCAGCACAAGGGTCAGCTTGCTTCTTGTAGCCAATTACAGTAGCTACAGTGATATAGAGGAAAAGAAGAGTGGCTATGAACTCAGCTATAAGAGCACGGTAGAAAGACCAGAGCTTGATCTCAGCCATGTCGATGAGAGGAGCTGGTGGTGGATCAACATAATCCTTACCTGGCTGCCTTTCTTCACTCACTTCCTTAgccatcttctctctctctctctctctctctctcctcttttgATCTCTGTCAAACCCAAAACCAAAAGCAGTGTTTTGTGAGATTGAAGGTTGTGTTGTAAGTGAGTAATGAAGGAGTGAGGAGATTGGGTCGCTTTTAAAGAAGAATGAGAGAAGGAAGGGTTTAATGGATAAGGTAAGGGTATATTGGGAAGAAATGAAAAGATAACCATGTGATTGTAATCATCAAATTAATGTAAGAGAGCAGGAATGCGTCAGCCACGCATCCAACCCAAAATGCATACAAGCTACAACGGTTATTTCTGGCTTTTTTCTCTTTGCTTTTGGAAAGCTGATAAATTATGTAACCTTCTTGGAGCATTCCTTTGGAGATGCACTTTCAAATTTATAAagggtaaattttaataattattttttattttaatttaaaaatataatataaaattttattaactttaaaattttataaaataaaatatttttaacctttaatcattaattttttaGTTAGGTATTAATCTGAATAATTTCAGTATAATATTTagttattatttttcttattttttttaaaattttatgtaaaTAATCATTCTATTCTTTATATAGAAAATAACTTTTTATATATaaagaataattttataatttatataaaaaaaatattgattaaGCGTCATGCTGGATTTGTTCACATTAGCATCTAAATAGAAAATTAGTAATTAAAAGTTAGAAAaattttactgtataaaatttaaaaattgagagagttttatgttatattttaaagttaaaagatTACAATATTATATTCATATAAGTTCaagtataattattaaaatttatctatttataAAAGAACTATATTTAAGGAGAAAAACTGATAAGTGAAACTTGTGTATATACAATAAATATAAACTTTAACGGCATGCTAAATacacttttaaaaatttaaaatatatgatCAATAAGAATTACTAATAAATACTTAGTAATATgtataaattttgtaatttaaAGTTTTTAATAACACTTTCACATTAATTTACAGTATTATTATATATGATATTATGtatattatttatcattttatataTTATCTTAATATCTAAATATGTTATCTTAATATTATTTGTTCCTTTAATATTatgcataaaataatatttaaaaagtaTTATTAAATCCTAAAtttattgtaatatatatatgtgtgtatatatatgttCGCGCGCGTATGCGCGTGCATCTTGATTTCATAATATAAGGCCAATATGTAATGATTTTAATAGAAAAATTGATTTGAAACAAACTAATTTAGGGTGTGTTCGTTAACAGTGTTATTTTTCTGCTTTAACTTTTATGGAAACAagaaatcatttttatttttgatttctaGATTTTGATAACCGATTTATTTTTCTGTCATTTTGATAAGAGTTTATCATATAGAGGTGGATCTTTCATTAAATCTCACCTAGCATTACTTGATCCATTAACAATAATCTTATCAAATAATCAATTCCCTTTACCAATTATTTACAAAAGCTTTGATGATGATTTTGAGATTACACATACACATGGCCACAAATC contains these protein-coding regions:
- the LOC110660326 gene encoding probable aquaporin PIP2-8, giving the protein MAKEVSEERQPGKDYVDPPPAPLIDMAEIKLWSFYRALIAEFIATLLFLYITVATVIGYKKQADPCAGVGLLGIAWAFGGMIFILVYCTAGISGGHINPAVSFGLFLARKVSLIRAVAYMVAQCLGAICGVGLVKAFMKHPYNGLGGGANTVAPGYNKGTALGAEIIGTFVLVYTVFSATDPKRSARDSHVPVLAPLPIGFAVFMVHLATIPITGTGINPARSFGAAVIYNNDKAWDDHWIFWVGPFVGALAAAAYHQYILRAAAIKALGSFRSNPTN